The sequence TGGGGGATTGTGCCAGCACAGGGAACTGACAGGGTGAGGCAGCTGGTGGGCCAGGGATGttggcttcctctcctcccacgCAGCCTGCGAGCCCGGCTCCTGCTGGGCCTGGTCCTCGTGGACTGAGTGAGCCAGGTGACCTGACACGGCAGTCTGTCTGTGACAGGGGCTGTGCAAGGGCATCCTCTTGCCCTGGAACTTGCCGGATGCTCCGATGACCTAGTTGGCAGCTGTGTCCATGTTCGTCTGAAAACAGGAATTTCTGCCTTGCTGGGGGTCTTGGTCAGGTGAGCAAACTCCTTTGTTTGCCAGGAAAAGGGGTTAGGGGCCTGGTGGGCTCCCGGCTGAGTCAGAGGTTCCCAGAGTCCTGGGTTGAGCTCAGCCCATGCTACTGCCCTCCTGCAGGCCTTCGtgcagcacctactgtgtgcaagggCATTGAGTCACATACCCTCTCACCCCCTAGCCCCATCCATGAAATAGGCATTTCAATTTTTCCTTTGGAGAGTAGGAGCTGGGAGCAGGAACTGGGAGGTGAGAGGTCACAGCCCAGGGAGGAAGCTGGGCTGGAGAAATCTCCAGGATGCTTGCGGCTGGGGGAGGCGGAGCTGGAGCCtgtgggagaggaggtggagaagagAAGGTTGGCACCTGCAAAGGGGCTGATGTCTGGGTGTCAGGCAGCTGAGAACGGGAGGCGGGGCCACATGAAGACAATCACAAGGGGCTGCAAAGTGGGAGACCAGGGGGACCACTCCCTGCCCTCTAGACTCTGCCTCAGGCCATCGCCTGACTCCCACCACCGCCCCAGGTGAGGTggctcctgtcccctcccccagagcccaCAGCCCACACCCTCACCCTCCAACCCCCTTCTAGGAACCACGAATGCTCTTCTTCTGGCCCCTCTTGGTTCTTCCAAGTTCAACCTTGAACTGCAGCCTGGCCACTCACTCTCAATCCTCCAGCCCCTGGGGAGACCTTTAACTCTCTAGCTGGGGAGGCCTCTGGATGTCAGGGTATCCGGGCTGGACGctcaggaggggctggggctggagacaGAGATGTGGGCATTGTCAGAGCGATGGGGTGGCTACCTCAGTGAGGGTGATGACATTCCTGAGAGAAGAGTCCTGCTGATCACCATTCTGATGGCTCGAGGAAGATGAGCTTGGAGCAGAGCCTGAAAAGGAGTGGCCTGGGAGGAAGGCACCCAGGGTCCTAAATGTCGGGAGAGTGTGCCGAGGGGAAGGTGTGGGTGATGGGGGGGATAGAGGTGAGAGGCCCCGCAGCTGAAGGGTCAGAGGCGTGGTCTGAAAAGTACACCCTTGGTGACCTCAGCTGAGGGGGCAGGGGGACAGCTGGAGGCAGCCTGGGATGGGttaggatggaagggagggagaggaagctaCTTTACCTAGAAGTTTACCCATGAAgtagggaaaggaaaggggaaagtgGCTTACGGGTCTCCTTACTGTTCGTAAGACGGGCAAGACTTGAGCACAGTTGAAGTCTGAGAGGAAGAAGCAAACAGAGAGGAAAGGCTGAAggagaggcaagagagaaaatggagctGCAGAGGAGGGAAAGGCGCTCAGCGGCTCCTGCTGGAAGTCACTGTTTTCTCAGTGGTGGGTGGGGAGTGGCGTTTGCTGAGTGTGAGGGGACAGAGGTGCGGCAGGGACACGATGGGGGCTGAGGCACCCAGGTCCAGGATGGTGATGACCCAGAGCCTCAGTCTCCCACCCAGCGGTCCTCAGCCTGTCTCCCCAGGGGTTTGCCATGAGGCTTCAAAGGCTGGAAGGGAAGTAGAGGAGGGCAGGGTTCAAGTGGACGTAATGATTACCCGCAGCAAGGAGGAGGCCGGCAGGCTGCACTGTTTCtccataatcattttttaatacattcacGTGGGTTACACAAAGAGCTGGCCCCGAGGCCTGGGTTGTAGCCTGGGTCCTGGGGGATGAGAGCAGCATTGTGTAGTGTTCTCAAAGATCAGGCATGGAGGGGCCCACACCTTGCCCTCCAGGCCTGAGGAAGAGTGTTTGTGTGCAGTGAGCACCTGTGGTCGTGATCCCAAACAGGACTAGACCCACCAGCTGCCCCACTTGCCACCAGGGCCCCGGGCTGCGGCCAAGCCACCAGGCTCTAGCCCCGGCTCTGCGGTTGACTCCCTGAGTCCTCGAcccgctctgggcctcagttttctcatctgtaaaatggggtggagAGGGGGGGCATTTTCATCATCTCACACTTTACCGAGCACCATCGTGAGCCTGAGTGCGGGCCAAGCACAGGTAAGAGGGTGAAGACAATGACACAGGGTCCCGGGGTTAATCCCAGGGCTTCCTTTCTTCCCAGACGGCCCACGATTTCATGGGTATGAGAAACAGGGGGTTATATCTGGATGGggtttttctatccatttttctaggggggaaaaaaaagtccctgCATGATGAGGACTAGTAAGAGAGTTTGGAGCCAGCATCATCTTGTGATGTGACAgctgagagagaaggaaaccatTCAGGTCCAACCACCAAGCCCCCCCGCACACCTCCTCAATGAGGTCTGAATCCACCTTGTTTCacaggctctgccactgacttgtGCAACTCTGAGCAAGTCCCATTCTCTTCCTCAGTCTTAGCCTCCCTATCTGTGCAACAGGGAGGTTGGACTCAATGGTTTCAAAGTCCAGGCTATGctcaaaggagggagagggaaggagggcacgcaagagcaagaagagaaaaaggagagccCGCCTAGTCTTCAAATGAGGGAATaagggaaaatgaggcacagaaggAGGAGAGGGCCTGTGGCTGCCCATCTTCTCTCTGCCCgcctgggagagaggagggagaggagcggGTGGGTGTGCCCAGCACAGGATGCTCCCGGGCCTTGTTCCGGCCATGTGGGGCCAGTTCCTGTCCACCTAACAGCCTGCAGCCCCTGCAGTGGCCAAGCTCAGGCTCTGGACTCAGGAGGATGTGAGTCTGGAGCTCAGTTCTGGCATCTCTTAGCTGGAGGTCCCTGGAAGGAGACTTTTGGAGCCTcttgtaaaatgggataaaatgcCAACCTCAGAGGGTTGTCATAAAGAGGCAGATGCAGGCTTGGGTTTGTCACCACTGCCAAGTGTGGGCAAAACAGAACCAGATACCTAAGGTTCTTACTCCTGGCTCACCAGCCAGGGTGGGACTGGGATGGAGCAGGGGGCCTGGGCAGGGAGTAGGGGGGCTAGGGCAGTATCTTGGCCGGTGTGTGCAACACAAGAGTGCCAGGTAGGGAAAGAGCCTGCCTGGAGCAGGAAACGGAAGGGTCCAGTGctgggctggagcccagggagaCGGCCTCTTAACCAGGCCCTGCTGGAGCTGCCGCAGCCCGCCTAATAGCACTGGATCCAAGCCTTAATCAAGTGGCTCCAGCTCTCTTCCGGTCACAAGCTTTTTATGTTCCAGAGACGCTGAAAGTCATTATCAGAAGATGTGACAAACAGTCTGCTTGGACACCTCTCAGACAAATCCTCTTGGTCGGCACTGCCCCTCTCTTACCCTGGCCTGGCAGGGGCAGGACGACCCACACTCAGccagctggggctgcagagcTTTGGAGCCCTGGCTTCCACACTCTGTGTGGTCACTGAAACCACCTCCCCACCCAGACTGGGCGATGCTGAGGGCAGGGATGTGTCTCATTCCCTGGTGTCCCCAGCGCCCAGGGCAGGGTGTGGCACAAAACAGACGCCTGGTGAAGATGTGTTGATCCGATGGGTCAACCTTACACTCTGTCACTCCTGCAACTGCCCATCTTCCAGCTTCCACAGCTGGACCACATGTGTGCCCTGTGAAGTGGGTCACCTACTGATGCAGCAGGATACAGGGaaaggagccctgggctgggactgAGACCAGGGTTCTTGGATCCTGGCTCACTGGGTAATCTTGGGTCAGTCCCCACCCTTCTTCGTGCCTCTGGCTCCCCCACTGACCTGGCAGGATCCCCTGACAGAGCTGGTCTGTAGCCCCCAGCCTCTCTAGGCTTTGTACTGTTGGTTGAACTTCTGCCGGCGGACACAGCAGCAGGTGGCCAGCGTGGTGAGAAGGATGGCACACACCAGGGCAAAGGTGAGGATGATGATGAGGTTGACGTTCTTGAGTCCCCCCTTCTCACAGTCCTCAGGACGCACGTGACTCAGGGACACCTCCTCCTGGGAGCCGAAGCGGCAGATCAGGTCCTGGGTGGCGTCCACGTCCACACGGCCCTGGTGCAGCTGGGCCGCCAGCCAGCCGTTGCCGCAGCAGCTGAGGGGGTTCCCCTGCAGGTAGAGGCGCCGCAGGCTGGTCTCCAGGCCGCCCATGGCACTGCCCGGCAGGAGGCTGAAGCTGTTGTTCCTTAGGTCCAGCACCTCCAAGGACACAGCCTGCGTCCAGGCAGGCAGGTGGCTCAGGCGGTTCTCTGCCAGATTGAGCCGCTTGAGGCAGCTGAAGCAGGGCAGGTCCACCTGCAGGATGGCCAGCCCGTTGCCCTGCAAGGCCAGAACCTCCAGGGAGCCCTCCAGGCCCGCCAAGGCCCCTGTGGCCACATCCAGCCCAGGGTTGGCGGAGAGGTCCAGCTCGGTCAGCGGAGTGTGGAGGAAGGCACCTGCCCGGAGCGTCTCCATCTCATTGTCCGCCAGGTTCAGGACGCGGAGGGAGGAGATGCCAGAGAAGGCCACACAGCCCGTGGGTCCAGGCTCACCTGGGCCCCCGCAGGGGctgacccggttcccctgcaggTTGAGCCTCTGCAGGCTGGCCAGGCCGGCGAAGGTGTACGGGGGCAGGTCCCGCAGGGTGTTGTCCTGTAGGAGCAGCGTCTGCAGAGACCCCAGGGCCCTGGCACCCAGCTCCAACGTCTCCAGCGCATTGTGGCTCATGTCCAGGAGTTCAAGGCAAGGCAGGGAGCCCACCCGCCGGGCCTCAAAGGCCCGCAAGCAGTTCCGGCTGAGGTTCAGGAAGCGCAGAGAAGTCAGGTGCTCAAGAAAGCCCTCCGGGACGAGCTCAATCTCATTGTAGCTCAGATCCAGATTCAAGAGCTGAGAGAGGGGCTGGGTGCTGGCGTTGCGGCCGGGGTTAGAGAAGGGCAAGGCAGACCAGCCCTCGGAAGGCGCATGAAGGCCCTCGCCGCCCTGGGGCGGCCCCGCAGGGAGGCGGATGAGGTTGTTAGACACGTTCAGGTAAATGAGTCTCGGAAGTGCGGCCAGGTCGGGGAAGTGGAGCAGTTTGTTCTCCCGCAGGTCGAGCCAGGCAAGCTGATACTGGGCCCGGGGCTCCGGGGCTGTCTGAAAGGCCTCGATACTATTGCAGCTCAGGTCTAGGACCCGCAGCTGCTGGAGGCTGAAGTCGGAGATGCAGGTGAGGGAGTTCCTGGAGAGGTTGAGGTGTGCCAGGTGGGGCAGGGCCTCGAAGGCTCCGTCCTCGATGTCCATCAGCACGTTGCTGTGAAGGTCCAGCCGCTCGAGCGCGGGTGTGCCCCAGAAGGTGTGGCGGCCCAGGCGCGTCAGGCTGTTCTCTGCCAGCGAGAGGCTGCGCAGGGCAGGCGCCTCCGCCAGCAGCCGCTCCGCCAGGCCACTGTACAGGCTATTGCCAGACAGGTCCAGGGACATCAGGTGTGGCAGGGGACCCAGACCCCCAGTGCTCAGCGCCGTGCCCACCGCCAGGCGGTTGTGGGCCAGGTTGAGGTGCTCCAGGTGGGGCAGGGCCTGGAAGACCCCTGGCTGGA is a genomic window of Physeter macrocephalus isolate SW-GA chromosome 16, ASM283717v5, whole genome shotgun sequence containing:
- the LRRC32 gene encoding transforming growth factor beta activator LRRC32 isoform X1, producing the protein MGKLYRGQAAQHLLEKTQHLGHTDLGLNPKTLKSWVTMGAMSHRILLLLAVLTLGLATSQHRDKVPCKKVDKEVLCRGLGLLQVPSVLPRDIEVLNLSGNQLRSILSSPLGFYTSLLHLDLSANEISFLQPGVFQALPHLEHLNLAHNRLAVGTALSTGGLGPLPHLMSLDLSGNSLYSGLAERLLAEAPALRSLSLAENSLTRLGRHTFWGTPALERLDLHSNVLMDIEDGAFEALPHLAHLNLSRNSLTCISDFSLQQLRVLDLSCNSIEAFQTAPEPRAQYQLAWLDLRENKLLHFPDLAALPRLIYLNVSNNLIRLPAGPPQGGEGLHAPSEGWSALPFSNPGRNASTQPLSQLLNLDLSYNEIELVPEGFLEHLTSLRFLNLSRNCLRAFEARRVGSLPCLELLDMSHNALETLELGARALGSLQTLLLQDNTLRDLPPYTFAGLASLQRLNLQGNRVSPCGGPGEPGPTGCVAFSGISSLRVLNLADNEMETLRAGAFLHTPLTELDLSANPGLDVATGALAGLEGSLEVLALQGNGLAILQVDLPCFSCLKRLNLAENRLSHLPAWTQAVSLEVLDLRNNSFSLLPGSAMGGLETSLRRLYLQGNPLSCCGNGWLAAQLHQGRVDVDATQDLICRFGSQEEVSLSHVRPEDCEKGGLKNVNLIIILTFALVCAILLTTLATCCCVRRQKFNQQYKA
- the LRRC32 gene encoding transforming growth factor beta activator LRRC32 isoform X2, which produces MSHRILLLLAVLTLGLATSQHRDKVPCKKVDKEVLCRGLGLLQVPSVLPRDIEVLNLSGNQLRSILSSPLGFYTSLLHLDLSANEISFLQPGVFQALPHLEHLNLAHNRLAVGTALSTGGLGPLPHLMSLDLSGNSLYSGLAERLLAEAPALRSLSLAENSLTRLGRHTFWGTPALERLDLHSNVLMDIEDGAFEALPHLAHLNLSRNSLTCISDFSLQQLRVLDLSCNSIEAFQTAPEPRAQYQLAWLDLRENKLLHFPDLAALPRLIYLNVSNNLIRLPAGPPQGGEGLHAPSEGWSALPFSNPGRNASTQPLSQLLNLDLSYNEIELVPEGFLEHLTSLRFLNLSRNCLRAFEARRVGSLPCLELLDMSHNALETLELGARALGSLQTLLLQDNTLRDLPPYTFAGLASLQRLNLQGNRVSPCGGPGEPGPTGCVAFSGISSLRVLNLADNEMETLRAGAFLHTPLTELDLSANPGLDVATGALAGLEGSLEVLALQGNGLAILQVDLPCFSCLKRLNLAENRLSHLPAWTQAVSLEVLDLRNNSFSLLPGSAMGGLETSLRRLYLQGNPLSCCGNGWLAAQLHQGRVDVDATQDLICRFGSQEEVSLSHVRPEDCEKGGLKNVNLIIILTFALVCAILLTTLATCCCVRRQKFNQQYKA
- the LRRC32 gene encoding transforming growth factor beta activator LRRC32 isoform X3, with amino-acid sequence MWVETLVIFSWPLPHLQGPIWTGPCKVKPLMGVGAAAERGHVVDKEVLCRGLGLLQVPSVLPRDIEVLNLSGNQLRSILSSPLGFYTSLLHLDLSANEISFLQPGVFQALPHLEHLNLAHNRLAVGTALSTGGLGPLPHLMSLDLSGNSLYSGLAERLLAEAPALRSLSLAENSLTRLGRHTFWGTPALERLDLHSNVLMDIEDGAFEALPHLAHLNLSRNSLTCISDFSLQQLRVLDLSCNSIEAFQTAPEPRAQYQLAWLDLRENKLLHFPDLAALPRLIYLNVSNNLIRLPAGPPQGGEGLHAPSEGWSALPFSNPGRNASTQPLSQLLNLDLSYNEIELVPEGFLEHLTSLRFLNLSRNCLRAFEARRVGSLPCLELLDMSHNALETLELGARALGSLQTLLLQDNTLRDLPPYTFAGLASLQRLNLQGNRVSPCGGPGEPGPTGCVAFSGISSLRVLNLADNEMETLRAGAFLHTPLTELDLSANPGLDVATGALAGLEGSLEVLALQGNGLAILQVDLPCFSCLKRLNLAENRLSHLPAWTQAVSLEVLDLRNNSFSLLPGSAMGGLETSLRRLYLQGNPLSCCGNGWLAAQLHQGRVDVDATQDLICRFGSQEEVSLSHVRPEDCEKGGLKNVNLIIILTFALVCAILLTTLATCCCVRRQKFNQQYKA